In the Dama dama isolate Ldn47 chromosome 13, ASM3311817v1, whole genome shotgun sequence genome, one interval contains:
- the LOC133068072 gene encoding basic proline-rich protein-like: MVGRLGPDLGARGPTRGGTRPCGGGGAQPSGMARGLSSRPEGAAAPGRRARNLGRSEQTGSRASPEGVLSAPRAGLCRTRAHEGPRAGPRPPGGATAAPEAGAAFPPKPRRGEDGSGCSPPRAAPTARGFVPPAPAARAARPGSRPAAVPARAASLAAPHRAGRGPAPSARRETKARGAGALGRFSDPGLRVIQAPDDSIPKGTWPILFRPARTVAPYCAGSNSCPLHSPSPMPARPAHHEGVGPSRSLPPSLGGNLRKPLLLPPAWATSPYAPLTPLALAVTAPHQAVAPLAPELCLLPCLDKDIKFNVTRDCGASARPALVTPQPPRPGEEGPLPTFPLPRALIRPGPGPQGPDRLCPDRRSHMEPQPLPRKAGARAWPPSPHSGRASPWGPAPGPAAPAVLSPARGLLLGCPDLTDSGASGRLAARLFPGALHAPLSAHKEWQGERRRRPSRSPIGRRPVKGLGRSWQAASRLLGPLRPLPPTGPGPGSPAARPHPCSAAPAPCRPCGRALGAHQGALPARPARTYPPPARCCARGAWPHGACLRARRGRALLGSAAPPARARPAPGPRPRPTLPAARARRTRTGVPAPPPPQRRRLPGRQRCEAAAPGTAALGSRSPQGSMRCPGSLSTGVTRQPERDSGALKFCGSPHPGRRPGLL; encoded by the exons ATGGTCGGCCGCCTGGGCCCCGACCTGGGCGCGCGCGGTCCCACGCGAGGCGGGACGAGGccctgcggcggcggcggcgctcaGCCCTCGGGCATGGCGCGGGGCCTGTCCAGCCGACCCGAGGGCGCCGCTGCTCCGGGCCGGCGAGCTCGGAATCTGGGGAGATCAGAGCAGACGGGGTCA cgcgCTTCCCCCGAGGGGGTCCTGTCCGCGCCCCGGGCCGGGCTCTGCCGCACGCGCGCGCACGAGGGGCCGCGCGCCGGGCCCAGGCCTCCAGGGGGCGCCACCGCCGCACCTGAGGCCGGGGCCGCGTTCCCGCCGAAGCCAAGGAGGGGCGAGGACGGAAGCGGCTGCTCCCCGCCGCGCGCGGCCCCGACGGCCCGAGGGTTTGTCCCGCCCGCTCCAGCGGCCCGCGCCGCTCGCCCGGGGTCCCGTCCCGCGGCCGTTCCCGCTCGGGCGGCCTCGCTCGCGGCGCCGCACCGGGCGGGACGCGGGCCTGCGCCCTCGGCTCGGCGAGAAACGAAGGCGCGAGGAGCCGGGGCTCTGGGCAGGTTCTCCGATCCAGGACTGAGAGTCATCCAGGCCCCGGATGACTCCATCCCCAAA GGCACGTGGCCCATTCTCTTCCGCCCTGCGCGCACCGTGGCTCCCTACTGCGCTGGCAGCAACTCCTGCCCTCTGCACTCCCCCAGCCCCATGCCAGCTCGTCCTGCTCACCACGAAGGGGTGGGCCCCAGTCGCTCCCTGCCCCCGAGCCTTGGGGGCAATCTTAGGAAGCCTCTTCTGCTACCGCCCGCCTGGGCCACAAGCCCCTACGCCCCTCTCACACCCCTGGCCCTGGCTGTCACGGCCCCACACCAGGCTGTGG CACCCCTGGCCCCAGAGCTCTGTTTACTGCCCTGTCTAGACAAAGACATAAAATTTAATGTCACCCGCGACTGTGGAGCCAGTGCTCGGCCTGCCCTGGTGACACCACAGCCCCCACGGCCTGGGGAAGAAGGCCCCCTTCCAA CGTTTCCGCTCCCTCGGGCGCTCATCAGACCTGGGCCGGGGCCGCAGGGGCCAGACAGACTCTGTCCCGATCGGCGCTCGCACATggagccccagcccctgccccgaAAGGCTGGAGCCAGGGCCTGGCCGCCCTCCCCCCACAGCGGCCGGGCCTCTCCCTGGGGACCGGCCCCAGGCCCTGCTGCCCCCGCCGTCCTGAGCCCAGCCCGGGGCCTCCTGCTCGGCTGCCCGGACCTCACAGACTCCGGTGCCTCTGGGCGCCTCGCTGCCCGCCTCTTCCCTGGCGCCTTGCACGCACCCCTCAGTGCCCACAAGGAGTGGCAAGGGGAGAGGAGAAGGCGGCCCTCCCGCAGCCCGATCGGACGGAGGCCGGTGAAGGGGTTGGGCCGCTCCTGGCAGGCTGCGTCTCGGCTCCTCGGTCCGCTCCGCCCGCTCCCCCCAACAGGGCCTGGTCCAGGCAGTCCGGCCGCCAGGCCTCACCCCTGCAGCGCTGCCCCTGCACCCTGCCGCCCCTGCGGCCGGGCACTCGGGGCTCACCAGGGCGCCCTGCCCGCGCGCCCTGCCCGCACCTACCCGCCGCCGGCCAGATGTTGCGCGCGCGGGGCCTGGCCCCACGGAGCCTGTCTGCGCGCCCGCCGAGGCCGCGCTCTCCTCGGCTCCGCGGCGCCCCCCGCCCGcgcgcgccccgcccccggcccgaggccccgccccacgCTCCCGGCCGCCCGCGCCCGCAGGACCCGGACTGGGGTCCCCGCGCCCCCACCCCCTCAGCGGCGCCGGTTGCCAGGGCGACAGCGCTGCGAGGCAGCGGCGCCCGGGACCGCGGCACTAGGAAGCCGGTCGCCCCAGGGCTCCATGCGCTGCCCGGGAAGCCTCTCCACCGGCGTCACTCGGCAACCCGAGAGAGACTCGGGCGCCCTGAAATTCTGCGGCAGCCCACACCCAGGCCGCCGACCAGGGCTACTCTGA
- the TMEM121 gene encoding transmembrane protein 121 has product MVLPPPDRRHVCLTTLVIMGSMAVMDAYLVEQNQGPRKIGVCIIVLVGDVCFLLVLRYVAVWVGAEVRTAKRGYAMILWFLYIFVLEIKLYFIFQNYKAARRGAADPVARKALTLLLSVCVPGLFLLLVALDRMEYVRTFRKREDLRGRLFWVALDLLDLLDMQASLWEPPRSGLPLWAEGLTFFYCYMLLLVLPCVALSEVSMQGEHIAPQKMMLYPVLSLATVNVVAVLARAANMALFRDSRVSAIFVGKNVVALATKACTFLEYRRQVRDFPPPALALELQPPAPQRNSVPPPPPLHGPPGRPRGPSPTRDALDT; this is encoded by the coding sequence ATGGTGCTGCCTCCCCCGGACCGGCGCCACGTGTGCCTCACTACGCTGGTGATCATGGGCAGCATGGCGGTCATGGACGCGTACCTGGTGGAGCAGAACCAGGGCCCGCGTAAGATCGGCGTGTGCATCATCGTGCTGGTGGGCGACGTGTGCTTCCTGCTGGTGCTGCGCTATGTGGCCGTGTGGGTGGGCGCCGAGGTGCGCACGGCCAAGCGCGGCTACGCCATGATCCTCTGGTTCCTCTACATCTTCGTGCTGGAGATCAAGCTCTACTTCATCTTCCAAAACTACAAGGctgcgcggcgcggcgcggccgaCCCGGTGGCGCGCAAGGCGCTGACGCTGCTGCTGTCGGTGTGCGTGCCCGGCCTCTTCCTGCTGCTGGTGGCGCTCGACCGCATGGAGTACGTGCGCACCTTCCGGAAGCGCGAGGACCTGCGCGGCCGCCTCTTCTGGGTGGCGCTGGACCTGCTGGACCTGCTGGACATGCAGGCCAGCCTGTGGGAGCCGCCGCGCAGCGGGCTGCCCCTGTGGGCCGAGGGCCTCACCTTCTTCTACTGCTAcatgctgctgctggtgctgccgTGCGTGGCGCTCAGCGAGGTCAGCATGCAGGGCGAGCACATCGCGCCGCAGAAGATGATGCTCTATCCGGTGCTCAGCCTCGCTACCGTCAACGTGGTGGCGGTGCTGGCGCGCGCCGCCAACATGGCTCTTTTCCGCGACAGCCGCGTCTCCGCCATCTTCGTGGGCAAGAACGTGGTGGCGCTGGCCACCAAGGCCTGCACCTTCCTGGAGTACCGACGCCAGGTGCGCGACTTCCCGCCGCCCGCGCTGGCGCTGGAGCTGCAGCCGCCCGCCCCGCAGCGCAACTCGgtgccgccgcccccgccgctgCACGGCCCCCCGGGCCGCCCCCGCGGCCCCTCGCCCACGCGCGACGCCCTGGACACGTGA